Proteins encoded in a region of the Hirundo rustica isolate bHirRus1 chromosome 10, bHirRus1.pri.v3, whole genome shotgun sequence genome:
- the NEU4 gene encoding sialidase-4 isoform X1, translating into MGSRHFPARTVLFEKESNGVTYRVPALLYLPCVAKLLAFAEERLSADDAHANLLVLRRGTIYGSYVEWEDMRVLETATLQHHRSMNPCPLYDEFTGTLFLFFITVLGRTPEAYQIVTGQNVTRLCCVTSADQGLSWSTATDLTQQVIGATIKDWATFALGPGHGIQLRSGRLLVPAYSYHIDCKECFGQLCKTTPHSFAFYSDDHGRRWRFGEFIPNLQTGECQLVSVDEEDGSNVLYCNARSPLGFRVQALSTDDGAVFHRGQLVQRLVEPPHGCHGSVIGFPAPLVYVPAAPRDAAVPLRGSDRRLLPGAPRGFGPLPARQAGGAELPAGNRREPDEDCPAPGHHHDAHSVTSVREDSPATPGPTPFFQAPTWILYSHPTSSMSRVNMGVHLSTFPRDAESWTEPWVIYEGPSAYSDLAYMELPYRDAPVAGGTAVAFACLYENGMRSPYEQISFSMFTLHDVLQNIPLTAAAPRHGRGPARHGAKRRRRRSCFIS; encoded by the exons ATGGGCTCCCGGCACTTCCCGGCCCGGACCGTGCTCTTCGAGAAGGAATCCAACGGTGTCACGTACCGTGTGCCCGCCCTGCTCTACCTGCCCTGCGTGGCCAAGCTGCTGGCGTTTGCCGAGGAGCGGCTCAGCGCCGACGATGCCCACGCCAACCTGCTGGTGCTGCGCCGCGGCACCATCTACGGCAGCTACGTGGAG tgggaAGACATGCGTGTGCTGGAGACGGCAACACTGCAGCACCATCGGTCGATGAACCCCTGCCCACTCTACGATGAGTTCACGGGcaccctcttcctcttcttcatcaCGGTGCTGGGCAGGACGCCCGAAGCCTACCAGATTGTCACCGGCCAGAACGTCACCCGCCTCTGCTGTGTCACCAGCGCTGACCAGGGCCTGAGCTGGAGCACGGCCACAGACCTGACGCAGCAGGTCATTGGAGCGACCATCAAAG ACTGGGCGACGTTCGCGCTGGGCCCCGGGCATGGGATCCAGCTGCGTTCCGGCCGGCTGCTGGTGCCCGCCTACAGCTACCACATCGACTGCAAGGAGTGCTTTGGGCAGCTCTGCAAGACCACCCCGCACTCCTTCGCCTTCTACAGCGACGACCACGGCCGCCGCTGGCGCTTCGGGGAGTTCATCCCCAACCTGCAGACGGGCGAGTGCCAGCTGGTCTCAGTGGACGAGGAGGACGGATCCAACGTCCTCTACTGCAACGCCCGCAGCCCCCTGGGCTTCAGGGTCCAGGCGCTCAGCACGGACGACGGGGCCGTCTTCCACAGGGGACAGCTGGTCCAGCGGCTGGTGGAGCCGCCCCACGGCTGTCACGGCAGCGTCATTGGCTTCCCCGCGCCCTTGGTGTAtgtccccgccgccccccgggaCGCCGCGGTGCCTCTGCGGGGCTCAGATCGCCGGCTGCTCCCTGGGGCGCCCCGGGGCTTTGGGCCCCTGCCCGCCCGACAGGCGGGAGGTGCTGAGCTGCCCGCCGGCAACCGCCGCGAGCCCGATGAGGATTGTCCCGCCCCAGGGCACCACCATGATGCCCACAGTGTCACCTCGGTCCGGGAGGACTCTCCAGCAACCCCCGGCCCCACTCCCTTCTTCCAGGCACCAACATGGATCCTCTACTCCCACCCCACCAGCTCCATGTCGCGGGTGAACATGGGGGTTCACCTGAGCACCTTCCCCAGGGACGCGGAGAGCTGGACAGAGCCCTGGGTCATCTACGAGGGCCCGAGCGCTTACTCGGACCTGGCTTACATGGAGCTGCCCTACAGGGACGCGCCGGTGGCCGGCGGCACGGCCGTCGCCTTCGCCTGCCTCTACGAGAACGGGATGAGATCTCCCTACGAGCAGATCTCCTTCAGCATGTTCACGCTGCACGACGTGCTCCAGAACATCCCCCTGACGGCCGCTGCTCCCCGGcacggccgcggccccgcgcgcCACGGGgcgaagaggaggaggaggaggagctgcttcATCTCCTAG
- the GAL3ST2 gene encoding galactose-3-O-sulfotransferase 2 translates to MKSPGCTPRCLIIFSFCLGLSCLSGFFHMNYRISKSHEELLFPPTPCHAKTNVMFLKTHKTASSTVLNIMFRFAERYNLTVALPAGQLFHLGYPRTFMAHFVEGFETIGQNYNIMSNHLRFNPLEVKKVMAANTFYFSILRNPISLLESSYIYYKNNVPAFRLSKNVNEFLASPTKYYLPADYRENIYARNIMWFDFGYDNNAEDDTKYTQAVLEDIEQNFHLILIADYFDESMILLKHTLCWDLDDVVYFKLNSRSHNTVQTLSPESEEQIKTWCSLDWKLYLHFNQSFWRRIEETIGLEVLEKEVDQLRARQKELMETCLSEQEAVRKDHIRNRALLPFQSGAANILGYNLKQDLDKRTLRTCQKLVIPELQYTSYLYAVQHPHKRRKELGLPLLWASRQEETQPPVSN, encoded by the exons GTGTCTCATAATTTTCAGCTTCTGCCTTGGACTTAGCTGCCTCTCAGGATTCTTCCATATGAATTACAG AATCTCAAAGAGCCACGAGGAGCTGCTGTTCCCTCCCACGCCGTGCCATGCCAAGACAAACGTCATGTTCCTCAAAACCCACAagactgccagcagcactgtgctCAACATCATGTTCAGGTTTGCAGAGAGGTACAACCTCACCGTCGCTCTCCCTGCTGGCCAGCTCTTCCACCTGGGGTACCCAAGGACTTTCATGGCCCACTTTGTGGAGGGTTTTGAAACCATCGGCCAAAATTACAACATCATGTCCAACCACCTGCGGTTTAACCCCTTGGAG GTAAAAAAGGTGATGGCAGCCAACACCTTCTACTTCTCCATCCTGAGGAACCCCATTTCTCTGCTAGAGTCTTCCTACATTTACTACAAGAACAATGTGCCTGCCTTCAGGCTCTCCAAGAACGTGAACGAGTTCCTGGCATCACCCACAAAGTATTACCTCCCAGCAGATTACAGGGAAAACATCTACGCCAGGAACATCATGTGGTTTGACTTCGGCTACGACAACAACGCGGAGGATGACACAAAGTACACCCAGGCCGTCCTGGAGGACATCGAGCAGAACTTCCACCTCATCCTGATAGCAGACTACTTTGATGAGTCCATGATCCTCTTGAAGCACACTTTGTGCTGGGATCTGGATGATGTGGTTTACTTCAAGCTCAATTCCAGAAGCCACAACACTGTCCAGACATTGAGTCCAGAAAGTGAGGAGCAGATAAAAACATGGTGCTCGCTGGACTGGAAGCTCTACCTGCACTTCAACCAGAGCTTCTGGAGGAGAATTGAGGAGACCATAGGGCTCGAGGTGCTGGAAAAGGAGGTGGATCAGCTGCGGGCCAGACAGAAGGAGCTCATGGAGACTTGTctctcagagcaggaggcagtgAGGAAGGATCACATCAGGAATAGAGCTCTCCTACCTTTCCAGTCAGGGGCTGCAAATATCCTGGGTTACAACCTCAAACAAGACTTGGACAAGAGGACTCTGAGAACCTGCCAGAAACTGGTCATACCAGAGCTCCAGTACACGTCCTACCTTTACGCTGTCCAACACCCACACAAGAGGAGGAAAGAGTTGGGATTGCCATTGCTGTGGGCCAGCCGCCAGGAGGAGACGCAGCCCCCAGTGTCCAACTAG
- the NEU4 gene encoding sialidase-4 isoform X2 — MPTPTCWCCAAAPSTAATWRTPEAYQIVTGQNVTRLCCVTSADQGLSWSTATDLTQQVIGATIKDWATFALGPGHGIQLRSGRLLVPAYSYHIDCKECFGQLCKTTPHSFAFYSDDHGRRWRFGEFIPNLQTGECQLVSVDEEDGSNVLYCNARSPLGFRVQALSTDDGAVFHRGQLVQRLVEPPHGCHGSVIGFPAPLVYVPAAPRDAAVPLRGSDRRLLPGAPRGFGPLPARQAGGAELPAGNRREPDEDCPAPGHHHDAHSVTSVREDSPATPGPTPFFQAPTWILYSHPTSSMSRVNMGVHLSTFPRDAESWTEPWVIYEGPSAYSDLAYMELPYRDAPVAGGTAVAFACLYENGMRSPYEQISFSMFTLHDVLQNIPLTAAAPRHGRGPARHGAKRRRRRSCFIS, encoded by the exons ATGCCCACGCCAACCTGCTGGTGCTGCGCCGCGGCACCATCTACGGCAGCTACGTGGAG GACGCCCGAAGCCTACCAGATTGTCACCGGCCAGAACGTCACCCGCCTCTGCTGTGTCACCAGCGCTGACCAGGGCCTGAGCTGGAGCACGGCCACAGACCTGACGCAGCAGGTCATTGGAGCGACCATCAAAG ACTGGGCGACGTTCGCGCTGGGCCCCGGGCATGGGATCCAGCTGCGTTCCGGCCGGCTGCTGGTGCCCGCCTACAGCTACCACATCGACTGCAAGGAGTGCTTTGGGCAGCTCTGCAAGACCACCCCGCACTCCTTCGCCTTCTACAGCGACGACCACGGCCGCCGCTGGCGCTTCGGGGAGTTCATCCCCAACCTGCAGACGGGCGAGTGCCAGCTGGTCTCAGTGGACGAGGAGGACGGATCCAACGTCCTCTACTGCAACGCCCGCAGCCCCCTGGGCTTCAGGGTCCAGGCGCTCAGCACGGACGACGGGGCCGTCTTCCACAGGGGACAGCTGGTCCAGCGGCTGGTGGAGCCGCCCCACGGCTGTCACGGCAGCGTCATTGGCTTCCCCGCGCCCTTGGTGTAtgtccccgccgccccccgggaCGCCGCGGTGCCTCTGCGGGGCTCAGATCGCCGGCTGCTCCCTGGGGCGCCCCGGGGCTTTGGGCCCCTGCCCGCCCGACAGGCGGGAGGTGCTGAGCTGCCCGCCGGCAACCGCCGCGAGCCCGATGAGGATTGTCCCGCCCCAGGGCACCACCATGATGCCCACAGTGTCACCTCGGTCCGGGAGGACTCTCCAGCAACCCCCGGCCCCACTCCCTTCTTCCAGGCACCAACATGGATCCTCTACTCCCACCCCACCAGCTCCATGTCGCGGGTGAACATGGGGGTTCACCTGAGCACCTTCCCCAGGGACGCGGAGAGCTGGACAGAGCCCTGGGTCATCTACGAGGGCCCGAGCGCTTACTCGGACCTGGCTTACATGGAGCTGCCCTACAGGGACGCGCCGGTGGCCGGCGGCACGGCCGTCGCCTTCGCCTGCCTCTACGAGAACGGGATGAGATCTCCCTACGAGCAGATCTCCTTCAGCATGTTCACGCTGCACGACGTGCTCCAGAACATCCCCCTGACGGCCGCTGCTCCCCGGcacggccgcggccccgcgcgcCACGGGgcgaagaggaggaggaggaggagctgcttcATCTCCTAG